The following are from one region of the Sulfurimicrobium lacus genome:
- a CDS encoding phage minor head protein yields MAAIKLESLPPEEAIAFFRQKGYKIGFDWRDVWQQEHQAAFTVAKAMQLDLLRDIRAGVDAALADGTPFADFRKNLKPLLVQKGWWGRADMADPLTGEVKNVQLGSTRRLKTIYDINLRTAHSEGQWERIQASKQSFPYLQYDGNNSEHPRLQHAAWDGLIFRVDDPMVQTIGPVKAWGCKCRWIQMSQGMMDRRGLQVSEPPKLTTYTYVNKRTGETQQIPQGVDPAFNYPPGGRRANLSKFITEKLDAADVPLASGALKSLVSGEAFARFFAKPEGVFPIGVLPDEHVSAIGAKTHTVRLSAETMQKQINVHPELAPEEYGFVQQAIERGMRIQDGANSAIYLLELDGYVTVVKATGTGKAVFMTSFRRLSSDQVKRDEEVRRLLRKGDKHQK; encoded by the coding sequence ATGGCGGCCATTAAGCTCGAATCCCTGCCGCCGGAGGAGGCGATCGCCTTCTTCCGCCAGAAGGGCTACAAGATCGGCTTCGACTGGCGGGACGTCTGGCAGCAGGAACACCAAGCCGCCTTCACCGTGGCCAAGGCTATGCAGCTCGATCTGCTGCGCGATATCCGCGCCGGCGTCGATGCCGCACTGGCCGACGGCACCCCCTTCGCCGACTTCCGCAAGAACCTGAAACCGCTCCTGGTGCAAAAGGGCTGGTGGGGCCGGGCCGACATGGCGGATCCGCTCACCGGCGAGGTGAAGAACGTGCAGCTGGGCAGCACGCGCCGCCTCAAGACGATCTACGACATCAACCTGCGCACGGCGCACAGCGAAGGCCAGTGGGAGCGCATCCAGGCGAGCAAGCAGAGCTTCCCTTACCTGCAATACGACGGCAACAACAGCGAGCACCCACGCCTGCAGCATGCGGCGTGGGATGGCCTGATCTTTCGCGTCGACGATCCCATGGTGCAGACGATCGGCCCGGTCAAGGCATGGGGCTGCAAGTGTCGCTGGATACAGATGAGCCAGGGCATGATGGATCGGCGCGGGCTGCAGGTCAGCGAGCCGCCCAAGCTCACCACCTACACCTACGTCAACAAGCGCACCGGCGAGACGCAGCAGATCCCGCAGGGCGTCGACCCGGCATTCAACTATCCCCCGGGCGGACGGCGGGCCAACCTGTCGAAGTTCATTACCGAGAAGCTCGATGCCGCCGACGTGCCGCTAGCGTCCGGCGCGCTCAAGAGCCTGGTGTCCGGCGAGGCGTTCGCGCGCTTCTTCGCCAAGCCGGAGGGGGTTTTCCCGATCGGCGTGCTGCCGGACGAGCACGTGTCCGCCATCGGGGCGAAGACGCACACGGTTCGGCTGTCGGCCGAGACCATGCAGAAGCAGATCAACGTGCACCCGGAGCTGGCGCCGGAAGAATACGGGTTTGTGCAGCAGGCCATCGAGCGCGGCATGCGTATCCAGGACGGCGCCAACTCGGCGATCTATTTGCTCGAGCTGGATGGGTATGTGACGGTGGTCAAGGCGACAGGAACGGGAAAGGCGGTATTCATGACCAGCTTCCGCCGGCTATCGAGCGACCAGGTGAAGCGGGACGAAGAGGTGCGCAGGCTGCTGCGCAAGGGAGATAAACACCAGAAATAG
- a CDS encoding phage tail tape measure protein has protein sequence MKLYADTARFVSGLVSAEGGVRKFTGGVKREFEALKGAMNSVEGKLASIGVSVGAVATIMQSARMDKSLTQIGQTAGASERDVAGLRSELFRMSAETGQNVDDLQQGFNNAVQAGLQFKEALPVIDATNRAMAVTGASADKLTGSLTVAGTAFDFDLAKPRMAATLLDKMTVAGRLGNAELENLSDIFARVGPNAAAAGLGFDKTLAFIEGLSQIERQPERLATLADSTLRLFTNLRYMKDAQKATGIKFFDKDGSRRDALAVLADIKKQYDKLGTEKSRAVFIQKAFGQADLDTIKGLRVLLSGDMLGKINSFSTQIAGASGAIARDLPKAISNSVDQVGRLKSALRSAADNFSKPINESLSGLIKWGMDKKANGGLGMDGKDMLLGAGAGSLALFGATRYGGKAVGALAKRFGGTAAGVAEGKALETAAGVTPVFVVNLPGSGISGLSPAAQAGSAAALGGAGAFAAKNLKTTAALLGGSNLAALRMMGTGAIGSAGAATAAAGAVGYGVGTLGYKYGLEGNASGDAIGSVIAKTLALFGNEEARRSVEMTEKFKAAQIGGDIRIFIDQEGRAAISGVKSSQPGVRFNVHSGPYMMGQN, from the coding sequence ATGAAGCTCTACGCTGACACAGCCCGGTTTGTATCCGGGCTGGTGTCTGCCGAGGGCGGCGTGCGCAAATTCACCGGCGGCGTGAAGCGCGAGTTCGAAGCGCTCAAGGGCGCCATGAACTCGGTGGAGGGAAAGCTGGCATCGATCGGGGTATCGGTCGGCGCCGTGGCCACCATCATGCAATCGGCCAGGATGGACAAGAGCCTGACGCAGATCGGCCAGACCGCCGGCGCCAGCGAGCGCGACGTGGCCGGCTTGCGCAGCGAGTTGTTCCGCATGAGTGCAGAGACCGGACAGAACGTCGACGACCTGCAGCAGGGCTTCAACAACGCCGTGCAGGCCGGACTGCAGTTCAAGGAAGCGCTGCCGGTGATCGATGCCACCAACCGGGCGATGGCGGTGACCGGCGCGAGCGCCGACAAGCTGACCGGGTCGCTGACCGTCGCCGGTACCGCGTTCGATTTCGACCTGGCCAAGCCGAGGATGGCAGCCACGCTGCTGGACAAGATGACCGTGGCCGGCCGCCTGGGCAATGCCGAGCTGGAAAATCTTTCCGATATTTTCGCCCGGGTAGGCCCGAATGCCGCCGCTGCAGGCTTGGGCTTCGACAAGACGCTGGCTTTCATCGAGGGCCTGTCGCAGATCGAGCGCCAGCCCGAGCGCCTGGCCACCCTGGCAGACAGCACGCTGCGCCTGTTCACCAACCTGCGCTACATGAAGGATGCGCAGAAGGCGACCGGCATCAAGTTTTTCGACAAGGACGGTTCGCGCCGCGATGCCCTGGCGGTGCTGGCCGACATCAAGAAACAATACGACAAGCTCGGCACCGAAAAAAGCCGGGCGGTTTTCATTCAGAAGGCGTTCGGCCAGGCCGACCTGGACACGATCAAAGGCCTGCGGGTGCTGCTGTCCGGAGACATGCTGGGCAAGATCAATTCGTTCTCCACGCAAATCGCCGGCGCGAGCGGTGCGATCGCACGCGACTTGCCCAAGGCGATCAGCAATTCGGTCGACCAGGTCGGGCGGCTCAAATCCGCGCTCCGATCGGCGGCGGATAATTTCTCGAAGCCGATCAATGAATCCCTCTCCGGCCTCATCAAATGGGGCATGGACAAGAAGGCAAACGGCGGACTCGGCATGGACGGCAAGGATATGCTCCTGGGCGCCGGCGCCGGCAGCCTGGCATTGTTCGGCGCGACACGTTACGGCGGCAAGGCAGTCGGCGCGCTGGCCAAGCGCTTCGGGGGCACAGCTGCCGGCGTGGCGGAAGGAAAGGCACTGGAAACCGCCGCCGGCGTGACGCCGGTGTTTGTAGTCAACCTGCCTGGTAGCGGAATCTCCGGGCTGAGCCCGGCGGCGCAAGCCGGCTCGGCCGCCGCGCTGGGCGGCGCCGGCGCGTTCGCGGCAAAGAACCTCAAGACCACCGCCGCGTTGCTGGGCGGCTCCAACCTGGCCGCGTTGCGCATGATGGGCACCGGCGCGATCGGATCGGCCGGCGCGGCAACGGCGGCGGCTGGCGCAGTGGGATACGGGGTCGGCACACTGGGTTACAAGTATGGCCTGGAAGGCAATGCCAGCGGCGATGCGATCGGATCTGTCATCGCCAAGACGCTGGCGCTGTTCGGCAACGAAGAGGCCCGGCGCTCCGTCGAGATGACCGAGAAATTCAAGGCCGCCCAAATCGGAGGCGATATTCGGATCTTTATCGACCAGGAAGGCCGTGCCGCTATTTCCGGCGTTAAAAGCAGCCAGCCGGGTGTGCGTTTTAACGTCCATTCCGGTCCCTACATGATGGGTCAGAACTGA
- a CDS encoding phage tail sheath C-terminal domain-containing protein, with product MPDNITFMTIPVDWRVPGAYIEVDHPKAVRGLPQMAHRMLILGQRLAAGTVAAGVLTKVTRWQDGVNYFGRGSMLAQQIAAALKVNPYTECYALALDDNGAGNAAAGTIEFTGSPTESGTLYLYIGGRRLMVGVTAAQTVAQIATNTAAAINADADGAVTAAAALGVVTVTSRHKGIEGNDIDIRLNYYQGEATPKGLVAAITAMTGGTANPDVSAAITAMSTLAAYSILMGWTDAANVTLMENELQARWGGMDMRAGHVFGHKNGSYSALSTYGSARNSAHSTFPGLKSSPTLPWVISAQFGAIVEFSGANDPAVPFRSLRLPDVMAPREADRFTDTERNLLLHDGISTVVFDQSGAASIEQVVTTYQQNSFGIEDVSLLKLNTKWTVDYLRYMFRVAVLRDYPRHKLASDDVLGMIQPGQAIATPKLIRNTLIAAATQAVRAGLMENLEGFIRDLVVVRSDADTCRVNSIMTPDTVNQFDVFAGAVQYVL from the coding sequence ATGCCGGACAATATTACATTCATGACGATTCCCGTGGACTGGCGCGTGCCGGGCGCGTACATCGAGGTCGACCACCCCAAGGCCGTGCGCGGCCTGCCCCAGATGGCGCACCGGATGCTGATCCTCGGACAGCGCCTGGCCGCCGGCACGGTGGCAGCCGGCGTATTGACCAAAGTGACGCGCTGGCAAGACGGCGTGAACTACTTCGGTCGCGGCTCCATGCTGGCGCAGCAGATCGCGGCCGCGCTCAAGGTCAACCCGTATACCGAATGCTACGCCCTGGCGCTCGACGACAACGGGGCCGGCAACGCGGCAGCGGGCACGATTGAATTTACCGGCAGCCCGACCGAGAGCGGGACGCTGTACCTGTACATCGGCGGGCGCCGGCTGATGGTAGGCGTCACCGCCGCCCAGACCGTCGCGCAGATCGCCACCAACACGGCCGCCGCGATCAATGCGGATGCCGACGGCGCGGTGACCGCCGCCGCCGCGCTCGGCGTGGTGACCGTTACCAGCCGCCACAAGGGTATCGAAGGCAACGATATCGACATCCGCCTCAACTACTACCAGGGCGAGGCCACGCCCAAGGGTTTGGTCGCCGCCATTACCGCCATGACGGGCGGCACCGCCAACCCAGACGTGTCGGCCGCGATCACGGCGATGAGCACGCTGGCCGCCTACAGCATCCTGATGGGCTGGACCGATGCGGCCAACGTGACGCTGATGGAAAACGAGCTGCAGGCGCGCTGGGGCGGCATGGACATGCGCGCCGGCCACGTCTTCGGCCACAAGAACGGCAGCTACTCGGCGCTCTCGACTTACGGCAGCGCACGCAACAGCGCGCACAGCACCTTCCCCGGACTCAAGAGCAGCCCGACCCTGCCGTGGGTGATCTCGGCGCAGTTCGGCGCGATCGTGGAATTCTCCGGCGCCAACGATCCGGCCGTTCCGTTCCGTTCTCTGCGCCTGCCGGACGTGATGGCGCCCCGGGAAGCGGACCGCTTCACCGATACCGAGCGCAACCTGCTGCTGCATGACGGCATCAGCACCGTCGTGTTCGATCAATCCGGCGCGGCCAGCATCGAGCAGGTGGTCACCACGTACCAGCAGAACAGCTTCGGCATCGAAGACGTCAGCCTGCTCAAGCTCAACACCAAGTGGACGGTGGACTATCTGCGCTACATGTTCCGCGTGGCCGTGCTGCGCGATTACCCGCGCCACAAGCTGGCGAGCGACGACGTGCTGGGTATGATCCAGCCCGGCCAGGCCATCGCCACGCCCAAGCTGATCCGCAATACCTTGATCGCGGCCGCCACCCAGGCGGTCCGCGCCGGCCTGATGGAAAACCTGGAGGGATTCATCCGCGACCTGGTCGTGGTGCGTTCCGATGCGGACACCTGCCGCGTGAACTCGATCATGACGCCGGATACGGTCAACCAGTTCGACGTGTTCGCCGGCGCAGTGCAGTACGTCCTTTAA
- a CDS encoding HI1506-related protein produces MAKTTPRAAAKTGSAKPAGNAGATEQENAGAGADNQEQGNGAGATTGSASAGTSEPGEDSHSGQAAEPVAMLRVAARVNGFRRCGRAWPSAAVTVPASDFSGEQIDILKRDPELVVTEVAE; encoded by the coding sequence ATGGCCAAGACTACCCCGCGCGCCGCTGCAAAAACCGGATCCGCAAAACCGGCCGGAAACGCCGGCGCGACCGAACAAGAGAACGCCGGCGCCGGCGCCGACAACCAGGAGCAAGGGAACGGCGCGGGCGCTACGACAGGGAGCGCTTCAGCCGGCACGTCCGAACCGGGCGAGGATTCGCACAGCGGTCAAGCTGCCGAACCCGTTGCCATGCTGCGCGTGGCCGCACGCGTCAACGGCTTCCGCCGCTGCGGTCGCGCCTGGCCGTCCGCCGCCGTGACGGTTCCGGCGTCCGATTTCAGCGGCGAGCAAATCGACATCCTGAAGCGGGACCCGGAGCTGGTTGTCACCGAGGTGGCCGAGTAA
- a CDS encoding phage tail tube protein, translating to MTQVFGRAFITVAGKRYNTKAGASLKFGGIDRKPVIGDGGVAGFQETIEAPEVDCTIIATGEVSLAEIQKLTDFTLSFDTDTGRSYVIANAFNGPVPELSNDGIKAKFYGIEGKEV from the coding sequence ATGACACAAGTATTTGGCCGGGCGTTTATCACCGTCGCCGGCAAGCGCTACAACACTAAGGCGGGCGCGAGCCTTAAATTCGGCGGCATCGATCGTAAGCCGGTGATCGGCGATGGCGGGGTTGCCGGTTTCCAGGAAACGATCGAAGCGCCGGAAGTGGATTGCACCATCATCGCCACCGGAGAGGTGAGCCTGGCGGAAATCCAGAAGCTGACCGACTTCACCCTGAGCTTTGATACCGATACCGGGCGCAGCTACGTGATCGCCAATGCCTTCAACGGGCCGGTTCCGGAATTATCCAACGATGGCATCAAGGCCAAGTTCTACGGCATCGAAGGGAAGGAAGTTTAA
- a CDS encoding DNA circularization protein: MAWRDQWQEASFRGVKFRFRSAAGALGRRNVVHEYPGRDEAYVEDMGRKAREFTFEAFVIGADYMRWRDQLEEACEKEGSGELVHPTRGRMQVAVQDCRPTENIDAGGMASYALTFIQDGGNLNPSVRVDTSAAVDIAGDNATDAASKDFSKSFKVDGMPDFVNNDALATINDAMDGIRAAANGMMPDMSILPAFNAAAGGILGKLTALMRLPTDLASGIAGQIAGLRALGTSPLSAFNALATLFQFGKHAQTSGYVPAVPVTPARIQQASNRAAVQTLVRRIALIEAAKASSSVKYASREEAIALRDNLVAKLEAEAEDGAAPDPVYFALTDLRVAVVNDIQTRAADLESLMQYTPRATVPAIVLAYQIYEDPERDEDIVARNRVKHPGFVPGGRALELLTG; encoded by the coding sequence ATGGCCTGGCGCGATCAATGGCAAGAGGCCAGCTTTCGCGGGGTCAAGTTCCGCTTTCGCTCTGCCGCCGGCGCGCTCGGCCGCCGCAACGTGGTGCACGAATATCCCGGGCGCGATGAAGCCTATGTGGAAGACATGGGCCGCAAGGCGCGCGAATTCACTTTCGAAGCCTTCGTCATCGGCGCCGATTACATGCGCTGGCGCGATCAGCTGGAGGAAGCTTGCGAGAAGGAAGGTTCTGGCGAGCTGGTGCATCCGACGCGCGGTCGCATGCAGGTGGCTGTCCAGGATTGCCGCCCGACGGAAAATATCGACGCCGGTGGCATGGCGAGCTACGCGCTCACCTTCATCCAGGATGGCGGCAACCTTAACCCGTCGGTGCGCGTGGACACGTCAGCCGCGGTTGACATCGCCGGCGACAATGCGACCGACGCGGCATCCAAGGATTTCAGCAAGTCGTTCAAGGTCGACGGCATGCCGGATTTCGTCAACAACGATGCGCTGGCCACGATCAATGACGCCATGGACGGCATCCGCGCTGCGGCGAACGGCATGATGCCGGACATGAGCATTCTGCCGGCATTCAACGCGGCGGCCGGCGGCATCCTGGGCAAACTCACCGCGCTCATGCGCTTGCCGACAGACCTGGCATCCGGCATCGCCGGGCAGATCGCCGGCCTGCGCGCTTTGGGGACGTCGCCGCTGTCCGCCTTCAATGCGCTCGCCACGCTGTTCCAGTTCGGCAAGCATGCGCAGACGAGCGGTTACGTTCCGGCGGTTCCCGTCACGCCGGCGCGTATTCAGCAGGCCAGTAACCGCGCCGCCGTGCAGACGCTGGTGCGCCGGATCGCACTGATCGAGGCGGCCAAGGCATCTTCGAGCGTCAAGTATGCATCGCGCGAAGAGGCGATCGCCTTACGCGATAACCTGGTGGCCAAGCTGGAAGCCGAGGCCGAGGATGGGGCGGCGCCGGATCCGGTCTATTTCGCCCTTACGGATCTGCGCGTGGCGGTCGTCAACGATATTCAAACCCGGGCGGCGGACCTGGAGAGCCTGATGCAGTACACGCCGCGCGCGACCGTGCCGGCAATCGTGCTGGCGTATCAGATCTACGAAGATCCGGAGCGTGACGAGGATATCGTCGCGCGCAATCGGGTTAAGCATCCGGGCTTTGTGCCTGGCGGTCGTGCGCTTGAGTTGTTGACAGGCTGA
- a CDS encoding phage protease yields MTTRLASLVAQLTPGEKTFRLIPAGAFRSSDGSGRPKDVPAWYIDADDAVQVIARNAARKSSVVIDYEHQTLLSAQNGQPAPASGWVASMEWRDDGLYATADWTERAGAMIDKNEYRYISPVFSYDKTGRVLDVKLVGLTNNPGLDGLTDLAALSAHFSTQEESPMNELMERLRYLLNLPLTTTPEEMAGELDKIKVMITGAGAASLTAYLDTQTTQIAALKAASPDPAQFVPVGTMRDLQERVAALSAQINAGEVDTLVDAALTANRLFPAQEEWARNLGKTNIAALRGYLETAPEIAALTATQTGGKNLDGKSTNQSDVQLAVCKALGLSTEQFAAGKVE; encoded by the coding sequence ATGACTACACGCCTCGCCTCCCTCGTCGCTCAGCTCACTCCCGGAGAAAAGACCTTCCGTCTCATTCCGGCGGGTGCATTTCGTTCCTCCGATGGATCCGGTCGGCCGAAGGATGTGCCGGCCTGGTACATCGATGCCGATGACGCCGTTCAGGTGATCGCCCGTAATGCGGCTCGGAAAAGCAGCGTGGTGATCGACTACGAACACCAGACCCTGCTCTCCGCGCAAAACGGCCAGCCCGCCCCGGCATCCGGCTGGGTGGCGTCCATGGAATGGCGCGATGACGGACTTTATGCCACGGCAGACTGGACAGAGCGGGCCGGCGCGATGATCGACAAAAACGAATACCGCTACATCAGCCCGGTGTTCAGCTACGACAAGACCGGCCGCGTGCTCGACGTCAAGCTCGTCGGCCTCACCAACAACCCCGGACTGGACGGCTTGACCGACCTGGCCGCGTTGTCCGCCCATTTTTCAACCCAGGAGGAATCACCCATGAATGAACTCATGGAGCGCTTGCGTTATTTGCTTAACCTGCCGCTCACCACCACGCCGGAAGAAATGGCCGGCGAGCTGGACAAGATCAAAGTCATGATCACCGGCGCCGGCGCCGCCAGCCTCACGGCGTACCTGGATACGCAAACCACCCAGATTGCCGCTCTGAAAGCAGCGTCTCCGGATCCCGCTCAGTTCGTTCCCGTGGGGACCATGCGGGATCTGCAGGAACGCGTCGCCGCCCTGAGTGCGCAAATCAACGCCGGCGAAGTGGACACACTGGTGGATGCGGCGCTGACCGCCAACCGCCTGTTTCCGGCCCAGGAGGAGTGGGCGCGCAACCTGGGCAAAACCAACATCGCCGCGCTCCGTGGCTACCTGGAGACTGCCCCCGAAATCGCCGCCCTGACCGCCACCCAGACCGGGGGAAAGAATTTGGACGGCAAATCAACCAACCAGTCCGACGTCCAACTCGCGGTGTGCAAGGCCCTGGGCCTGAGCACCGAGCAGTTCGCCGCCGGCAAAGTGGAGTAA
- a CDS encoding Mu-like prophage major head subunit gpT family protein produces the protein MKKLSILIALATATLAVLFSIPAMADVGALAWSPGGMGGMPLIALGGMIINADTLRALQQGFNAAFMQGFGSVKSTLDLIAMRVPSSTLTENYGWMKELPGMREWIGQRVINNLESAGAQLTNKHYEHTIGVDRDNISDDRLGIFTPMFSIQGETVARHPDELVWGMLPKGFTTKGFDGQYFFDTDHVGYTAEGVETSWSNTGGGAGAPWFLMDLSRSFMKPMILQDRQKAEFVSLNRPDDTNVFMDRTFLFGVDARYVAGFGFHQLAYGSKAALDAASFAAARLDLETQRRPDGTPLPVMASHLVTGPSNRAAAEAVLMKEYLAAGETNTNYKAVNLVIDPRLG, from the coding sequence GTGAAAAAACTGTCCATTCTGATCGCTCTGGCCACGGCAACACTGGCCGTTCTCTTTTCCATTCCGGCCATGGCCGACGTCGGGGCACTGGCGTGGTCGCCCGGCGGCATGGGCGGCATGCCCCTGATCGCCCTCGGCGGCATGATCATCAACGCCGATACCCTGCGCGCCTTGCAGCAGGGCTTCAACGCCGCCTTCATGCAAGGCTTCGGTTCGGTCAAATCCACCCTCGACCTGATCGCCATGCGCGTGCCGTCCTCCACCCTGACCGAGAACTACGGCTGGATGAAGGAATTGCCCGGCATGCGCGAGTGGATTGGCCAACGCGTCATCAATAACCTCGAATCGGCCGGCGCCCAGCTCACCAACAAGCACTACGAGCACACCATCGGCGTAGACCGCGACAACATTTCGGATGACCGACTGGGCATCTTTACACCCATGTTCTCCATCCAGGGCGAGACCGTGGCGCGGCACCCGGACGAGCTGGTGTGGGGGATGCTGCCCAAAGGCTTCACCACCAAGGGCTTCGATGGCCAGTACTTCTTCGATACCGACCACGTCGGCTACACGGCGGAAGGCGTGGAGACCTCCTGGAGCAACACCGGCGGCGGCGCCGGCGCGCCATGGTTCCTGATGGACCTGTCGCGCTCGTTCATGAAGCCGATGATATTGCAGGATCGCCAGAAAGCCGAGTTCGTCAGCCTGAACCGTCCCGACGATACCAACGTGTTCATGGACCGGACGTTCCTGTTCGGCGTCGACGCCCGCTATGTGGCCGGATTCGGCTTCCATCAGCTGGCCTACGGCTCCAAGGCCGCGCTGGACGCCGCCAGCTTTGCCGCCGCTCGCCTGGATCTGGAGACCCAGCGCCGGCCCGACGGCACGCCGCTGCCGGTGATGGCCTCTCACCTGGTAACCGGTCCGAGCAACCGCGCCGCAGCCGAGGCGGTCCTGATGAAGGAATATCTCGCCGCCGGCGAGACCAACACCAACTACAAGGCGGTTAACCTGGTCATCGACCCGCGCCTGGGCTGA
- a CDS encoding gp436 family protein, producing MPYATATNLLEQFGAEEIAQRADRGTPRLVTAAMLKAAAAAGSLAGYTADEQAATAEALALVNAKLLDADSAINGYLATRYPVPLATVPRLVLVAACDLARYALYDDMATETITTRYKDAVKLLEAISKGLVNLGVDASGAKPETNNAAQMVSAGKVFGRDGRRL from the coding sequence ATGCCATACGCCACCGCCACCAATCTGCTGGAGCAGTTCGGCGCCGAGGAGATCGCGCAGCGCGCCGATCGCGGCACGCCGCGCCTGGTGACGGCCGCGATGCTGAAGGCGGCCGCCGCTGCCGGCAGCCTCGCGGGCTACACCGCCGACGAGCAGGCGGCGACGGCTGAAGCGCTGGCGTTGGTCAATGCCAAGCTGCTCGATGCCGATAGCGCCATCAACGGTTACCTGGCCACGCGCTACCCGGTGCCCCTGGCCACCGTGCCGCGCCTGGTGCTGGTCGCGGCGTGCGACCTGGCGCGCTATGCGCTTTACGACGACATGGCCACCGAGACCATCACCACCCGCTACAAAGATGCGGTGAAGCTGCTCGAAGCCATCAGCAAGGGCTTGGTGAACCTGGGCGTAGACGCCAGCGGCGCCAAGCCGGAAACCAACAATGCCGCGCAGATGGTGTCTGCCGGCAAGGTGTTCGGGCGCGACGGGAGACGTTTATGA
- a CDS encoding phage protein Gp37: protein MFAELEAGLVRLVKSSAIGPFLKAVGTLPDDDEDNLVNRMAADAPAVYVVAGRNFKVEGGRLVVPFGLTCMARNSRGHEDARRGDGKALGMYQILEAVLGLAENGWAGGCYWRVSDVGFLNSDKIWKAGLTVGVVTVETTVAMPSGIDLAALSDFKTFHADYDIPPIETAAEHNKWKQEPADYSASKPELQDTIIIQP from the coding sequence ATGTTTGCGGAACTGGAAGCCGGCCTGGTCCGGCTGGTGAAAAGCAGCGCGATCGGTCCGTTCCTGAAAGCGGTCGGCACCTTGCCGGACGATGATGAGGACAACCTGGTCAACCGCATGGCGGCCGATGCGCCCGCCGTTTACGTGGTGGCCGGGCGCAACTTCAAGGTCGAGGGCGGTCGCCTGGTGGTGCCGTTCGGATTGACCTGCATGGCTCGGAATTCGCGCGGACATGAAGACGCCCGGCGCGGCGACGGCAAGGCGCTCGGCATGTACCAGATCCTGGAAGCCGTGCTCGGCCTGGCGGAAAACGGCTGGGCCGGCGGGTGCTACTGGCGCGTGAGCGATGTCGGATTCCTGAATTCGGACAAGATCTGGAAAGCCGGGCTGACGGTCGGCGTGGTGACGGTGGAAACCACGGTCGCGATGCCCTCCGGGATCGACCTGGCAGCCTTGTCCGACTTCAAGACCTTCCATGCCGACTACGACATCCCGCCGATCGAAACCGCAGCGGAACACAACAAGTGGAAGCAGGAGCCGGCGGATTATTCCGCCAGCAAGCCCGAGCTGCAAGACACCATCATCATTCAGCCATAG
- a CDS encoding DUF2635 domain-containing protein, with protein MQFGQPIIAKPVKGLRIRKEDGTQLPEEGDTVIHSSYWQRRKDDGDVTLSELPKARKQD; from the coding sequence ATGCAATTCGGTCAACCCATTATCGCCAAGCCCGTCAAGGGCCTGCGCATCCGCAAAGAGGACGGCACGCAGCTGCCGGAGGAAGGCGACACCGTGATTCACAGCAGCTACTGGCAGCGCCGCAAGGACGATGGCGACGTGACCTTGAGCGAACTGCCCAAGGCCAGGAAGCAGGACTAA
- a CDS encoding phage virion morphogenesis protein, which translates to MSGIVLRADVEDSGIRDELNRLIALGRNPSDAMRDIATYGENSTRERFKLQIDPDGNRWKPSLRVQLRGGRTLTKDGHLGNSITSRSSKDVAEWGSNREYAAIHQIGFDGQIKIPAHQREISTVFGKKLKSKMTVNVSGYTLRQRIVARAYLGTNAENAADILDLIQYRIEGAH; encoded by the coding sequence ATGAGCGGCATCGTCCTGCGCGCCGACGTCGAAGACAGCGGCATCCGCGACGAGCTGAACCGGCTGATCGCCCTGGGCAGGAACCCGAGCGATGCGATGCGCGACATTGCGACCTACGGCGAGAACTCCACCCGCGAGCGCTTCAAGCTGCAGATCGACCCGGACGGCAACCGCTGGAAGCCAAGCCTGCGCGTGCAGCTGCGCGGCGGCCGGACGCTGACCAAGGACGGCCACCTGGGTAACTCGATCACCAGCCGCTCGAGCAAGGACGTAGCCGAGTGGGGCAGCAACCGAGAATACGCGGCTATCCATCAAATAGGGTTCGACGGGCAGATCAAAATCCCGGCACACCAGCGGGAAATCAGCACCGTATTCGGTAAAAAATTGAAGTCAAAGATGACGGTCAATGTGAGCGGCTATACCTTGCGTCAAAGAATCGTGGCGCGTGCCTATCTGGGCACCAACGCTGAAAACGCCGCCGACATCCTGGACCTGATTCAATACCGTATCGAGGGCGCGCACTGA
- a CDS encoding phage tail assembly protein — MQTITGKFKHGLKIGEVIHTAFEMREADVEDMMEAEMEAAQVGGGAHTPILFNAQMMLRQLVKVTAADGSEFAGPFTTNMLKRLKPADYRALREKQGELDELGEA, encoded by the coding sequence ATGCAAACCATCACAGGGAAATTCAAGCACGGCCTGAAAATCGGCGAGGTGATTCATACCGCTTTCGAGATGCGCGAGGCGGACGTCGAAGACATGATGGAAGCGGAAATGGAAGCCGCCCAGGTCGGCGGGGGTGCGCATACGCCGATCCTCTTCAACGCCCAGATGATGCTGCGCCAGCTGGTCAAGGTGACAGCGGCGGACGGATCGGAGTTTGCCGGCCCCTTCACCACCAACATGTTGAAAAGGCTGAAGCCTGCGGACTATCGCGCGCTGCGCGAGAAACAAGGAGAGCTAGACGAGTTGGGGGAAGCCTAG